One Caretta caretta isolate rCarCar2 chromosome 8, rCarCar1.hap1, whole genome shotgun sequence DNA window includes the following coding sequences:
- the DIPK1A gene encoding divergent protein kinase domain 1A isoform X1, which produces MARRVFPGAWLRKPFYAQVRFSYMRMKYLFISWLAVFIGSWIIYVQYSTYTELCRGHDCKKIICDKYKTGVIDGSVCSSLCAKETLYFGKCLSTKPNNQMYLGIWGNLQGVIKCQMEEIIHLDLGTEPEPRKEIVLFDKPTRGTTVQKFKEMVYGLLKRKVGEQGNLSELVNLILSVADGNKDGRVSLPEAKSAWALLQLNEFLLMVILQDKEHTPKLMGFCGDLYVMERVEYTSLYGISLPWILELFIPSSFRRSMDQWFTPSWPRKAKIAIGLLEFVEDIFHGPYGNFLMCDTSAKNLGYNDKYDLKMVDMRKIVPEINLKELIKDRHCESDLDCVYGTDCRTLCDQSKMKCTTEIIQPNLAKVCQLLKDYLLCGAPSEIREELEKQLYSCIALKVTANQMEMEHSLILNNLKTLLWKKISHTNDS; this is translated from the exons GTTCGCTTCTCATATATGCGAATGAAGTATCTCTTCATCTCTTGGTTAGCAGTATTTATTGGCAGTTGGATTATATATGTTCAGTACTCCACTTACACAGAGCTATGCAGAGGTCATGACTGTAAGAAAATAATA TGTGATAAATATAAGACTGGAGTTATTGATGGATCAGTCTGTAGTAGTCTTTGCGCTAAAGAAACTCTGTATTTTGGAAAATGTTTGTCAACGAAACCCAATAACCAG ATGTATTTAGGAATCTGGGGTAATCTACAAGGTGTTATAAAATGCCAGATGGAAGAAATTATTCATCTTGATCTTGGAACTGAACCAGAACCAAGAAAAGAAATAGTTCTATTTGATAAACCAACTAGAGGAACTACTGTTCAGAAATTCAAAGAAATGGTATATGGTCTTTTAAAA AGAAAGGTGGGTGAACAGGGAAATCTTTCTGAACTGGTTAATCTCATCCTGTCAGTTGCTGATGGAAACAAAGATGGTCGAGTTTCCTTACCAGAAGCAAAGTCGGCATGGGCTCTTCTGCAGCTAAATGAGTTTCTACTTATGGTGATCCTCCAGGATAAAGAACACACCCCAAAATTGATGGGGTTTTGTGGCGATCTCTATGTGATGGAAAGAGTTGAATATACCTCTCTCTATGGAATAAGCCTTCCATGGATCTTAGAACTTTTCATTCCCTCTAGTTTCAGAAGAAGCATGGACCAGTGGTTTACTCCATCATGGCCTAGAAAGGCAAAAATTGCTATAGGGCTTTTAGAATTTGTGGAAGACATTTTTCATGGACCTTATGGGAATTTTCTTATGTGTGATACCAGTGCCAAAAACTTGGGTTATAATGATAAATATGACTTGAAAATGGTGGACATGAGAAAAATTGTGCCAGAAATTAATTTGAAGGAATTAATTAAAGATCGTCACTGTGAGTCTGACTTGGACTGTGTTTATGGTACAGACTGTAGAACTCTATGCGACCAAAGTAAAATGAAATGTACCACAGAAATAATTCAGCCCAACTTGGCAAAAGTATGCCAGTTACTAAAAGACTATCTGCTTTGCGGTGCTCCATCAGAAATACGTGAAGAGTTAGAGAAACAACTGTATTCTTGTATTGCCCTTAAAGTCACAGCAAACCAGATGGAAATGGAACATTCTTTAATACTAAACAACTTAAAAACTTTATTGTGGAAGAAAATATCCCATACAAATGATTCTTAG
- the DIPK1A gene encoding divergent protein kinase domain 1A isoform X2, translating into MRMKYLFISWLAVFIGSWIIYVQYSTYTELCRGHDCKKIICDKYKTGVIDGSVCSSLCAKETLYFGKCLSTKPNNQMYLGIWGNLQGVIKCQMEEIIHLDLGTEPEPRKEIVLFDKPTRGTTVQKFKEMVYGLLKRKVGEQGNLSELVNLILSVADGNKDGRVSLPEAKSAWALLQLNEFLLMVILQDKEHTPKLMGFCGDLYVMERVEYTSLYGISLPWILELFIPSSFRRSMDQWFTPSWPRKAKIAIGLLEFVEDIFHGPYGNFLMCDTSAKNLGYNDKYDLKMVDMRKIVPEINLKELIKDRHCESDLDCVYGTDCRTLCDQSKMKCTTEIIQPNLAKVCQLLKDYLLCGAPSEIREELEKQLYSCIALKVTANQMEMEHSLILNNLKTLLWKKISHTNDS; encoded by the exons ATGCGAATGAAGTATCTCTTCATCTCTTGGTTAGCAGTATTTATTGGCAGTTGGATTATATATGTTCAGTACTCCACTTACACAGAGCTATGCAGAGGTCATGACTGTAAGAAAATAATA TGTGATAAATATAAGACTGGAGTTATTGATGGATCAGTCTGTAGTAGTCTTTGCGCTAAAGAAACTCTGTATTTTGGAAAATGTTTGTCAACGAAACCCAATAACCAG ATGTATTTAGGAATCTGGGGTAATCTACAAGGTGTTATAAAATGCCAGATGGAAGAAATTATTCATCTTGATCTTGGAACTGAACCAGAACCAAGAAAAGAAATAGTTCTATTTGATAAACCAACTAGAGGAACTACTGTTCAGAAATTCAAAGAAATGGTATATGGTCTTTTAAAA AGAAAGGTGGGTGAACAGGGAAATCTTTCTGAACTGGTTAATCTCATCCTGTCAGTTGCTGATGGAAACAAAGATGGTCGAGTTTCCTTACCAGAAGCAAAGTCGGCATGGGCTCTTCTGCAGCTAAATGAGTTTCTACTTATGGTGATCCTCCAGGATAAAGAACACACCCCAAAATTGATGGGGTTTTGTGGCGATCTCTATGTGATGGAAAGAGTTGAATATACCTCTCTCTATGGAATAAGCCTTCCATGGATCTTAGAACTTTTCATTCCCTCTAGTTTCAGAAGAAGCATGGACCAGTGGTTTACTCCATCATGGCCTAGAAAGGCAAAAATTGCTATAGGGCTTTTAGAATTTGTGGAAGACATTTTTCATGGACCTTATGGGAATTTTCTTATGTGTGATACCAGTGCCAAAAACTTGGGTTATAATGATAAATATGACTTGAAAATGGTGGACATGAGAAAAATTGTGCCAGAAATTAATTTGAAGGAATTAATTAAAGATCGTCACTGTGAGTCTGACTTGGACTGTGTTTATGGTACAGACTGTAGAACTCTATGCGACCAAAGTAAAATGAAATGTACCACAGAAATAATTCAGCCCAACTTGGCAAAAGTATGCCAGTTACTAAAAGACTATCTGCTTTGCGGTGCTCCATCAGAAATACGTGAAGAGTTAGAGAAACAACTGTATTCTTGTATTGCCCTTAAAGTCACAGCAAACCAGATGGAAATGGAACATTCTTTAATACTAAACAACTTAAAAACTTTATTGTGGAAGAAAATATCCCATACAAATGATTCTTAG
- the RPL5 gene encoding large ribosomal subunit protein uL18 isoform X2, with the protein MGFVKVVKNKAYFKRYQVKFRRRREGKTDYYARKRLVIQDKNKYNTPKYRMIVRITNRDIICQIAYARIEGDMIVCAAYSHELPKYGVKVGLTNYAAAYCTGLLLARRLLNKFGLDKIYEGQVEVTGDEYNVESVDGQPGAFTCYLDAGLARTTTGNKVFGALKGAVDGGLSIPHSTKRFPGYDSESKEFNAEVHRTHIMGQNVAGYMRYLMEEDEDAYKKQFSQYIKNNVTPDMMEEMYKKAHAGIRENPVHEKKPKREVKKKRWNRPKLSLAQKKDRVAQKKASFLRAQERTADS; encoded by the exons ATG GGGTTTGTGAAAGTTGTCAAGAATAAGGCCTACTTCAAGAGGTACCAAGTGAAATTCAGGAGAAGGAGAG AGGGAAAGACTGATTATTATGCCCGTAAGCGTTTGGTGATTCAAGATAAAAACAAGTATAACACCCCTAAATACAGGATGATAGTACGCATTACCAACAGAGATATTATCTGCCAG ATTGCATATGCCAGGATCGAAGGCGATATGATAGTCTGTGCTGCCTACTCTCATGAGCTGCCAAAGTATGGTGTGAAAGTGGGTTTGACCAATTATGCTGCAGCCTATTGTACGGGCCTGCTGCTGGCTCGCAGG CTTTTGAACAAATTTGGCCTTGATAAGATTTATGAAGGCCAAGTTGAAGTAACTGGTGATGAATATAATGTGGAAAGTGTGGATGGACAGCCTGGTGCTTTTACATGCTACCTGGATGCAGGTCTTGCCAGAACTACCACTGGAAACAAAGTCTTCGGTGCGCTAAAGGGCGCAGTGGATGGTGGCCTGTCCATCCCTCATAG TACCAAACGTTTCCCTGGTTATGACTCGGAAAGCAAAGAATTCAATGCAGAGGTTCATCGCACACACATCATGGGTCAGAATGTTGCAGGTTACATGCGTTACCTGATGGAGGAGGATGAAGATGCTTACAAAAAACAGTTCTCCCAGTATATAAAGAACAATGTAACACCTGACATG ATGGAGGAAATGTATAAAAAAGCCCATGCTGGTATACGGGAGAATCCAGTCCATGAAAAGAAACCCAAGAGAGAAGTCAAAAAGAAGAG ATGGAACCGTCCTAAGTTGTCCCTTGCCCAGAAGAAAGATCGTGTTGCTCAGAAGAAGGCTAGCTTCCTTCGGGCCCAGGAACGTACAGCTGATAGCTAA
- the RPL5 gene encoding large ribosomal subunit protein uL18 isoform X1, giving the protein MFSLFKGFVKVVKNKAYFKRYQVKFRRRREGKTDYYARKRLVIQDKNKYNTPKYRMIVRITNRDIICQIAYARIEGDMIVCAAYSHELPKYGVKVGLTNYAAAYCTGLLLARRLLNKFGLDKIYEGQVEVTGDEYNVESVDGQPGAFTCYLDAGLARTTTGNKVFGALKGAVDGGLSIPHSTKRFPGYDSESKEFNAEVHRTHIMGQNVAGYMRYLMEEDEDAYKKQFSQYIKNNVTPDMMEEMYKKAHAGIRENPVHEKKPKREVKKKRWNRPKLSLAQKKDRVAQKKASFLRAQERTADS; this is encoded by the exons ATGTTTTCTTTGTTCAAGGGGTTTGTGAAAGTTGTCAAGAATAAGGCCTACTTCAAGAGGTACCAAGTGAAATTCAGGAGAAGGAGAG AGGGAAAGACTGATTATTATGCCCGTAAGCGTTTGGTGATTCAAGATAAAAACAAGTATAACACCCCTAAATACAGGATGATAGTACGCATTACCAACAGAGATATTATCTGCCAG ATTGCATATGCCAGGATCGAAGGCGATATGATAGTCTGTGCTGCCTACTCTCATGAGCTGCCAAAGTATGGTGTGAAAGTGGGTTTGACCAATTATGCTGCAGCCTATTGTACGGGCCTGCTGCTGGCTCGCAGG CTTTTGAACAAATTTGGCCTTGATAAGATTTATGAAGGCCAAGTTGAAGTAACTGGTGATGAATATAATGTGGAAAGTGTGGATGGACAGCCTGGTGCTTTTACATGCTACCTGGATGCAGGTCTTGCCAGAACTACCACTGGAAACAAAGTCTTCGGTGCGCTAAAGGGCGCAGTGGATGGTGGCCTGTCCATCCCTCATAG TACCAAACGTTTCCCTGGTTATGACTCGGAAAGCAAAGAATTCAATGCAGAGGTTCATCGCACACACATCATGGGTCAGAATGTTGCAGGTTACATGCGTTACCTGATGGAGGAGGATGAAGATGCTTACAAAAAACAGTTCTCCCAGTATATAAAGAACAATGTAACACCTGACATG ATGGAGGAAATGTATAAAAAAGCCCATGCTGGTATACGGGAGAATCCAGTCCATGAAAAGAAACCCAAGAGAGAAGTCAAAAAGAAGAG ATGGAACCGTCCTAAGTTGTCCCTTGCCCAGAAGAAAGATCGTGTTGCTCAGAAGAAGGCTAGCTTCCTTCGGGCCCAGGAACGTACAGCTGATAGCTAA